One part of the Marispirochaeta sp. genome encodes these proteins:
- the tmk gene encoding dTMP kinase, whose amino-acid sequence MDKIENFYVIEGLDGSGTTTQLHRITRKAEGLSPRLYPTFEPTDNPIGTLIRRILHKELTVPPDTLMRLFSADRSLHLFENINGILDHVASGETVISDRYLFSSVAYQSLHASMDDVLKLNTFPLPHRLFFIELSPEECASRRKTRSTAELFDETEMQRKIRENYYRAFERFPELDIEIIDGSAPIDEIARIIWRSLPYPPIDKL is encoded by the coding sequence ATGGACAAAATAGAAAACTTCTATGTCATTGAAGGCCTGGACGGCTCCGGCACCACAACGCAGCTGCATCGCATTACCCGCAAAGCCGAGGGGCTGTCTCCGCGGCTTTACCCAACCTTCGAACCAACGGACAACCCCATCGGCACGCTGATAAGAAGAATTCTACATAAGGAACTGACTGTTCCACCGGATACCCTGATGCGTCTCTTTTCTGCTGACCGTTCTCTTCATTTGTTCGAGAACATTAATGGAATTCTTGACCATGTCGCTTCGGGGGAAACTGTTATCTCAGATCGTTATCTGTTTTCCAGTGTAGCTTATCAGTCTCTGCACGCCTCCATGGATGATGTACTAAAACTCAACACCTTCCCCCTGCCCCACCGGCTCTTCTTTATAGAGCTCTCACCGGAAGAGTGTGCCTCCCGCAGAAAAACCCGTTCCACAGCGGAGCTGTTTGATGAAACAGAGATGCAGCGAAAGATCCGGGAAAACTATTACCGCGCCTTTGAACGTTTCCCGGAACTCGATATTGAAATTATCGACGGAAGCGCCCCAATAGATGAGATTGCCCGGATTATCTGGAGATCCCTGCCCTATCCGCCGATAGATAAATTGTGA
- the ruvB gene encoding Holliday junction branch migration DNA helicase RuvB, translating into MENESFLRGDYTEDDEKELSLRPATLREFLGQPSLKENLSVFIRAARERGEALDHLFLAGPPGLGKTTLAGIVAAEMQAEFKATSAPALDKPKDLAGILTSLTENSVFFIDEIHRLKPVVEEMLYIAMEDNEIDWVIGQGPAARTIRIQIPHFTLIGATTKAGQVAGPLYSRFGISFRMNFYETRDLEKIIRRTAGILDTPITKGAVARLALSARGTPRVANRLLKRMRDFAQILGDSADGTVTEKIVDEGLGRLEIDGYGLERLDRQILATIISRYNGGPVGAETLAISVGEAIESLEDFYEPYLIQRGFLQRTPRGRMVTDLAYEHLKIEAGERSADQGFLF; encoded by the coding sequence ATGGAGAACGAGAGTTTTCTGCGGGGCGATTACACGGAGGATGATGAAAAAGAACTCTCCCTGCGTCCGGCTACATTGCGGGAATTTTTAGGACAGCCGTCACTGAAGGAGAACTTGTCGGTATTTATCCGTGCTGCCCGTGAAAGGGGTGAAGCCCTGGACCATTTGTTCCTGGCAGGACCTCCGGGCCTGGGCAAGACGACCCTTGCCGGCATCGTAGCCGCAGAGATGCAGGCCGAGTTTAAGGCGACCTCAGCTCCCGCCCTGGATAAACCCAAGGACCTGGCCGGCATTCTCACTTCCCTTACGGAAAACTCCGTTTTCTTTATCGACGAGATCCATCGTCTAAAACCCGTGGTAGAGGAAATGCTCTATATTGCCATGGAAGACAACGAGATCGACTGGGTAATCGGGCAGGGACCGGCGGCCAGGACTATTCGTATCCAGATTCCCCATTTTACCCTGATTGGGGCCACCACCAAGGCAGGACAGGTAGCCGGGCCCCTCTACAGCCGTTTCGGGATCTCCTTCAGGATGAATTTTTACGAGACTCGTGACCTGGAAAAGATTATCCGCCGGACCGCGGGCATACTTGATACTCCGATTACCAAAGGAGCGGTTGCCCGGCTGGCTCTAAGCGCCAGGGGAACGCCGCGTGTGGCAAACCGGCTGCTGAAACGTATGCGGGACTTTGCGCAGATTCTGGGAGATTCTGCTGATGGAACCGTAACCGAAAAGATTGTGGATGAAGGACTCGGCCGACTTGAGATTGATGGCTACGGACTGGAGCGCCTGGATCGTCAGATTCTTGCCACCATTATCAGCCGCTATAATGGGGGCCCCGTTGGTGCGGAAACTCTTGCCATATCTGTCGGAGAGGCCATTGAATCCCTGGAAGATTTTTATGAGCCCTATTTAATCCAGCGGGGTTTTCTGCAAAGGACTCCCCGGGGCCGCATGGTTACTGACCTGGCGTATGAACACCTGAAAATTGAAGCGGGAGAGCGCAGTGCTGACCAGGGATTTCTCTTTTGA
- a CDS encoding translocation/assembly module TamB domain-containing protein, which translates to MPLAASFDLASGREAPEMLKEQNLRWSSSFFLYMDEKDYTFYLPDALVDHPQDPDKRISFQFSGGNDGFNLNMDSLLFNQYKAQGVMSLQSDRERGVKFSASADVQDIPYEIHGSYGNGQLVLRGEYIDTFIVDLRNNIRFYVKAKDFPVPLPDKVSYFDLTSRGNFRDFEHWTFRTEDFTLRNLPFTRSEDSLHLSFVANSNRINLYRIEYGDDTSTIQGNGYFAMDRFRTADFFTIQGDGWLQLFSGDSEEHYQMILSLQDDQIESDISFRNAPLRRFENIPLRGDFSGDITLTGARKRPDIFVRFELEDGELNQDPFTFVSVFSLESDRMEIRELELDYLGINIQQGRGKYLFQEGAADFTAELRLPFQEEILRSTLELTMDTAEILKRSRLNEFLLNPFDGRLSVKDIQLGSEEKDPWDIGFGYDGELFAFYGGPGNSVSGTINQNREFSLALSDPFPLQLRLSGILKEGDIEAELEQIRLEVEPLQGGLRFPFFYLKSGVVSGQNIKVSGPMNDPDFNGLLSARNISAESPVIPEAIGPFDGQLALEEKTLSIDNLSFAVGTGNVSADLSFVLEHWLPATYDIRIRTGLNRGVHVKTDIGQLKLDGYALGNFNIIGDRSGTELSGRLTLSSAVLTLTSEKLPPPPSPSPHSLRTDFTFVTGRSVEFLWPSANLPILRSFAKTGQEMTVQYDSGNETLAVKGNIEIQGGIILYFQRNFFIKEGAVQFNENELKFDPLLSARAELREIDEEGESVQIFLVLDERPFSQFSPRFESIPSKTDAEIAALLGYSIFGGSTGEPITPSDALIQTSDLLLGQLGIVRSFEQSMKEIFSLDLFSIRTQILQNILLDRMVVEEQASQQGAATSNQLGRYLDNTTLFLGKYFGDNVFLEAMLQVQSNEQFFSTYSGEDVYSLETEISLEWKTPFFLLDIGVYPDFRDIVSSITTAKVGLSWSLSF; encoded by the coding sequence ATGCCGCTGGCAGCTTCGTTTGATCTGGCTTCCGGTCGTGAGGCTCCGGAAATGCTGAAAGAACAGAACCTGCGCTGGAGCAGTTCATTTTTTCTCTACATGGATGAAAAAGACTATACATTTTATCTTCCTGATGCACTGGTTGACCACCCACAGGATCCGGACAAGAGGATAAGCTTTCAATTCAGCGGCGGAAACGATGGATTTAACCTGAACATGGACTCCCTGCTTTTTAACCAGTACAAGGCGCAGGGCGTAATGAGTCTGCAGTCTGATAGAGAACGGGGTGTGAAGTTCAGTGCCTCCGCGGATGTTCAGGATATCCCCTATGAAATCCATGGAAGCTATGGAAACGGTCAGTTGGTTCTGAGGGGAGAATATATAGATACTTTCATTGTTGACCTGCGGAACAATATACGCTTCTATGTAAAAGCAAAAGACTTTCCTGTTCCGCTTCCCGACAAAGTATCCTATTTTGATCTGACATCCCGGGGGAATTTCAGGGATTTTGAGCACTGGACCTTCAGAACTGAGGATTTTACCCTCCGTAATTTGCCCTTTACCCGGAGCGAAGACTCGCTGCATCTTTCTTTTGTCGCCAACTCAAACCGGATTAATCTATACCGGATTGAGTATGGCGATGATACTTCGACAATACAGGGAAACGGCTATTTCGCCATGGACAGATTCAGAACTGCCGATTTCTTTACTATTCAGGGGGATGGATGGCTGCAGCTTTTTTCCGGGGATAGTGAAGAACATTATCAGATGATCCTGTCTCTCCAAGACGACCAGATTGAATCAGACATTTCCTTTCGAAACGCGCCTCTCAGGCGATTTGAGAATATTCCACTGCGGGGTGATTTTTCGGGTGATATTACCCTTACGGGGGCGCGGAAGCGACCGGATATTTTCGTTCGTTTTGAATTAGAGGATGGAGAACTTAACCAGGACCCTTTTACCTTTGTAAGTGTCTTTTCCCTGGAATCCGATCGTATGGAAATACGGGAACTCGAACTGGATTATCTTGGAATTAATATACAGCAGGGAAGAGGAAAATACCTTTTTCAGGAAGGAGCAGCAGATTTTACGGCCGAGCTGCGTTTGCCTTTTCAGGAAGAGATTCTCCGAAGCACTCTTGAGCTTACAATGGACACTGCCGAGATTTTAAAACGTTCTCGCTTAAATGAATTTCTTCTGAATCCCTTTGACGGCAGATTGTCGGTAAAGGATATACAATTGGGCTCAGAAGAAAAGGACCCATGGGATATCGGATTCGGTTATGATGGAGAATTGTTCGCCTTCTATGGAGGCCCTGGTAACTCTGTTTCAGGTACCATTAATCAAAACAGGGAATTCTCCCTGGCTTTATCTGATCCTTTTCCCCTTCAACTGCGCTTGAGCGGCATACTGAAGGAAGGAGATATTGAGGCGGAATTGGAACAGATAAGGCTTGAAGTTGAGCCTTTGCAGGGAGGTCTCCGTTTCCCCTTTTTCTATCTAAAGAGCGGAGTTGTCAGCGGACAGAACATCAAGGTTTCCGGTCCCATGAATGATCCGGATTTTAACGGGCTTTTATCCGCTCGTAATATCTCCGCGGAATCGCCGGTAATTCCGGAGGCAATAGGCCCCTTTGACGGGCAGCTTGCACTGGAAGAAAAGACCTTGTCGATTGATAACCTCTCTTTTGCGGTAGGGACAGGAAACGTCAGCGCAGACCTCTCCTTTGTCCTGGAACATTGGCTGCCGGCTACCTATGATATTCGGATCAGGACCGGTTTAAACCGGGGAGTACATGTTAAAACAGATATAGGTCAGTTGAAGCTTGACGGCTACGCCCTGGGGAATTTTAATATTATTGGCGACCGCAGCGGCACGGAATTGAGCGGTAGATTAACATTGAGTTCTGCAGTGCTTACCTTGACCAGTGAAAAGCTTCCTCCTCCGCCCTCCCCGTCGCCACACTCGCTGCGCACCGATTTTACCTTTGTTACCGGCCGCAGTGTGGAATTCCTCTGGCCTTCTGCAAATCTGCCGATACTGCGCAGTTTTGCCAAGACAGGTCAGGAGATGACTGTTCAGTATGACAGCGGAAACGAAACTCTGGCGGTCAAAGGGAATATCGAGATCCAGGGAGGCATTATTCTCTATTTCCAGCGAAACTTTTTTATAAAGGAGGGAGCGGTTCAGTTCAACGAAAACGAACTGAAATTTGATCCTTTGCTTTCTGCCAGGGCGGAGTTGCGGGAGATTGATGAAGAGGGCGAGAGCGTGCAGATCTTTCTGGTTCTGGATGAACGGCCCTTCAGCCAGTTTTCTCCCCGTTTTGAGTCGATACCCAGTAAAACAGATGCCGAAATCGCGGCGCTGCTGGGTTACTCCATCTTCGGTGGCTCTACGGGAGAACCCATAACACCCTCGGATGCGCTGATACAGACCAGCGACCTGCTGCTAGGGCAGCTCGGGATTGTACGCTCCTTCGAGCAGTCCATGAAAGAGATCTTCAGTCTGGACCTCTTCAGCATAAGAACACAGATTCTGCAGAACATTTTATTGGACAGGATGGTTGTCGAAGAGCAGGCCAGCCAGCAAGGCGCTGCAACCTCGAATCAGTTGGGACGCTATCTTGACAATACAACCCTATTTTTGGGAAAGTACTTTGGCGACAATGTTTTTCTTGAAGCAATGCTTCAAGTTCAGTCGAACGAGCAGTTTTTTTCCACCTATAGCGGAGAGGATGTTTATTCTCTGGAAACGGAAATATCTTTGGAATGGAAAACACCTTTTTTCCTGCTCGATATAGGGGTGTATCCGGATTTTCGTGATATAGTTTCCAGTATTACTACCGCCAAGGTGGGGCTCTCGTGGTCGTTATCATTCTAA
- the bamA gene encoding outer membrane protein assembly factor BamA — MRKTLLVFVLLLLSLSAWTQENNWWVGKPIEDIRFKGLLSVSEYDLEGITNQYIGEPFTDTLSWELQSKIFALDYFESYSIEAVEGSQGTDSVVIEFTVKERPLVDEIVINGNKNLRDSEILNTVLLKRDDMVTRNKVRLDAEAIHTLYIEKGYPDADVSGRFEKNDEGRAVVYFDINEGAQTRIKNIYFSGNSFVSDNTLKRRLETKEQGLFSSGIYQESTIEEDKRIILSYYWERGYVDAKIVEVRQTPTPEQEDERRNYVDITFYIEEGAQYTYGGIDFRGNSLFSDEELMKLIRQEEGTILNKTALQSDFTRVANLYFDDGYIFNQIDRREVRNEQERSISYVVEIVERGRAHIENIIIKGNTKTKDYVIEREIPLEVGDVFSREKIVRGLQNLYNTQYFSAVNPETPAGSVDNLMDLVINVEEGKTIDLNFGVSFTGGITGFPMVGFINLADKNFLGRGQEISIGAEVSTQSQSIDLAFKENWLFGHRWYGGVNLGFEHMLIDGAYQDLMPPNNIGAPDPYESYEEYEWAVDNGEGVSSDYLMDYDSYELSLGVSTGYSWNTWLGRLGVGTGLSGSLNYIWYDDEVYRPYSSDVRDNLEEWLPITRWWTSASFDTRDLTYNPSRGYYLNQRFTYTGGFLPSTRDYLRSTTTGDIYFTLLDKVIGKSYRFRSILGFHTEFAFIFPQFNGDLSATDSDLLYIDGMTVALGWSRVLGGQSRWDSRVNLTFPIFEQFLWFDNFASATVMYLRDENDPHLGLEEFQDMKLEDFKFTLGSGLKLTIPGIPLGFYFAKRFKILDDGVEWQPGALFKDEDDPDSGLDFIIAFTMTM; from the coding sequence ATGCGTAAGACGCTGCTTGTTTTCGTACTACTGTTATTAAGTCTTAGCGCCTGGACCCAGGAAAATAACTGGTGGGTAGGAAAACCTATCGAGGATATCCGTTTCAAGGGTCTCTTGTCCGTTAGTGAATATGATCTTGAAGGTATAACCAATCAGTATATCGGTGAACCCTTTACCGATACCCTCTCCTGGGAGCTGCAGAGCAAGATCTTCGCCCTGGATTACTTTGAAAGCTATTCCATCGAAGCGGTTGAGGGGAGTCAGGGGACCGATTCAGTGGTAATTGAGTTTACCGTCAAGGAACGGCCACTCGTCGACGAGATTGTCATTAACGGAAATAAGAACCTGCGGGATTCCGAGATACTCAACACGGTGCTCCTTAAACGGGACGATATGGTTACCCGCAACAAGGTGCGACTTGATGCTGAGGCCATACATACCCTCTATATTGAAAAGGGCTATCCAGATGCTGATGTGAGCGGACGCTTTGAAAAGAACGATGAGGGTCGGGCTGTTGTCTATTTTGACATTAATGAGGGAGCCCAGACCAGAATAAAGAACATCTATTTCTCCGGCAACAGCTTTGTTTCCGACAACACCCTGAAGCGCAGACTCGAAACAAAGGAACAGGGTCTCTTTTCCAGCGGAATCTACCAGGAAAGCACTATTGAAGAAGACAAACGGATTATTCTCTCCTATTACTGGGAACGGGGCTATGTGGATGCCAAAATAGTAGAAGTCAGACAGACTCCCACTCCCGAACAGGAAGATGAGAGGAGAAACTATGTGGATATCACCTTTTATATTGAAGAGGGTGCCCAGTACACCTACGGTGGTATCGATTTTCGGGGGAACAGCCTTTTCAGCGACGAAGAGCTTATGAAGCTTATCCGGCAGGAAGAGGGGACCATTCTAAACAAAACTGCCCTGCAGTCGGATTTTACGCGGGTGGCTAACCTCTATTTTGACGACGGCTATATATTTAACCAGATTGACCGGAGGGAAGTCCGGAACGAGCAGGAACGAAGTATCTCCTATGTTGTCGAAATCGTCGAACGAGGCCGGGCCCACATCGAAAACATCATTATAAAGGGCAATACTAAAACAAAGGATTATGTAATCGAACGGGAAATACCCCTGGAAGTGGGCGATGTTTTTTCCCGGGAAAAGATAGTTCGGGGATTGCAGAACCTGTATAATACTCAATACTTTTCTGCAGTTAATCCTGAGACCCCCGCCGGCAGTGTTGATAACCTGATGGATCTGGTTATCAACGTGGAAGAGGGCAAAACTATTGATTTAAACTTCGGTGTCTCCTTTACTGGAGGAATTACCGGATTTCCCATGGTCGGATTCATAAATCTTGCGGACAAGAACTTTCTTGGCCGGGGACAGGAGATATCCATAGGAGCCGAAGTTTCTACCCAGAGTCAGAGCATCGACCTGGCTTTTAAGGAGAACTGGCTCTTTGGACACCGCTGGTATGGCGGCGTCAATCTTGGATTTGAACACATGCTGATCGACGGCGCGTATCAGGACCTGATGCCGCCGAATAATATCGGGGCACCGGATCCCTATGAAAGCTATGAAGAGTATGAATGGGCCGTTGATAATGGAGAGGGAGTCTCCTCCGATTATCTGATGGATTATGATTCCTATGAGCTTTCTCTGGGGGTCAGTACCGGCTATTCCTGGAATACCTGGCTTGGACGTCTTGGCGTTGGCACAGGTCTTTCTGGCTCCCTTAACTATATCTGGTACGACGACGAGGTGTATCGCCCCTACAGTTCGGATGTACGGGATAATCTGGAGGAGTGGCTGCCGATAACCCGCTGGTGGACCTCAGCTTCCTTTGATACCCGTGACCTGACCTATAACCCGTCCAGGGGATACTATCTGAACCAGCGCTTTACCTATACCGGCGGTTTTCTGCCCTCCACCCGGGATTATCTGCGCTCAACAACCACAGGGGATATCTATTTTACCCTGCTGGATAAGGTGATTGGTAAAAGCTACCGTTTCCGGTCGATTCTTGGTTTTCACACCGAGTTCGCCTTTATTTTTCCTCAGTTTAACGGTGATCTGTCCGCTACAGATTCGGATCTTCTCTATATTGACGGTATGACCGTGGCCCTGGGCTGGTCCCGGGTTCTGGGGGGGCAGAGCAGATGGGACAGCCGGGTCAATCTTACCTTCCCCATATTTGAACAGTTCCTCTGGTTCGACAACTTTGCGAGCGCGACAGTAATGTATCTCCGTGACGAGAACGATCCTCATCTTGGGTTGGAAGAATTTCAGGACATGAAGCTCGAAGATTTCAAATTTACCCTTGGGAGCGGACTCAAATTGACAATCCCCGGAATCCCGCTGGGATTCTACTTTGCCAAACGCTTCAAGATTCTGGATGACGGTGTCGAATGGCAGCCCGGGGCGCTCTTCAAGGATGAGGATGATCCGGATTCGGGTCTTGATTTTATAATTGCCTTTACCATGACCATGTAG
- the queA gene encoding tRNA preQ1(34) S-adenosylmethionine ribosyltransferase-isomerase QueA, with protein sequence MLTRDFSFDLPERLIAQYPPESRGASRLLRLDRKTGQTSDHSMHDFPEMLPQGSLVIFNNTRVRKSRIFGTTENGGSVEFLLVKELEPGLWKAVVQRRKRQKVGRRYNFPEGVTALLVDKPEDHGILRFDPPVDKQYLERNAAIPLPPYIRRMADESDSERYQTVFSREQGSVAAPTAGLHFTPEILDRIKNRGDVRFVTLHVGIGTFTPIRSERLEDHRMHSEEYDVPGETAEAVNRAKKEGRHIIAVGTTTVRTLESAFIGGNMVPGRNTTNLFISPGYQFKVVDHMFTNFHTPGSSLLVMVSAFAGRERILQVYKEAVRKDYRFFSYGDAMFVQ encoded by the coding sequence GTGCTGACCAGGGATTTCTCTTTTGATCTGCCGGAAAGACTCATAGCCCAGTATCCCCCTGAGAGCAGGGGAGCGTCACGTTTACTGCGGCTCGACAGAAAGACAGGACAAACCTCCGATCATAGTATGCACGATTTTCCGGAAATGCTGCCGCAGGGAAGTCTCGTCATATTCAATAATACCCGGGTGAGAAAATCCAGGATCTTCGGAACAACTGAAAACGGCGGCAGTGTGGAGTTCCTGCTTGTAAAGGAGCTTGAGCCCGGGCTCTGGAAGGCCGTAGTGCAGCGGCGGAAGCGGCAAAAGGTGGGACGCCGCTACAACTTTCCCGAGGGAGTGACGGCTCTCCTGGTAGATAAGCCTGAAGACCATGGGATTCTGCGCTTTGATCCACCCGTTGACAAGCAGTATCTGGAACGGAATGCCGCAATACCGCTGCCTCCCTATATTCGGCGAATGGCCGATGAGAGCGACAGCGAGCGCTATCAGACCGTTTTTTCCCGGGAACAGGGTTCTGTAGCCGCGCCTACCGCCGGGCTCCACTTTACTCCGGAAATTCTTGACAGGATCAAAAATCGGGGGGATGTGCGATTTGTTACCCTTCATGTTGGAATCGGGACCTTTACACCCATTCGCAGTGAACGCCTCGAGGACCATCGTATGCACAGCGAAGAGTATGATGTCCCCGGGGAAACCGCAGAAGCGGTTAACAGGGCTAAAAAAGAGGGACGTCATATCATTGCCGTTGGAACCACCACGGTACGGACCCTGGAGTCCGCCTTTATCGGCGGAAATATGGTTCCCGGGAGAAATACCACGAACCTGTTTATTTCGCCGGGATACCAGTTCAAGGTTGTGGACCACATGTTTACCAATTTTCATACCCCGGGTTCGAGTCTGCTGGTAATGGTCTCTGCTTTTGCCGGACGGGAGAGAATCTTACAGGTTTATAAAGAGGCGGTGCGGAAGGATTACAGGTTTTTCTCCTATGGAGATGCCATGTTTGTTCAGTAG